A portion of the Segatella copri DSM 18205 genome contains these proteins:
- the panB gene encoding 3-methyl-2-oxobutanoate hydroxymethyltransferase: MGYLSTDKKKITTKTFAEMKKAGEKVTMLTAYDFTTAGIIDAAGIDSILIGDSASNVMAGNADTLPITVDQMIYHARSVARACQHAFVVCDMPFGSYQISKEEALRNACRMMKETGVDALKLEGGVEICETVKALVNAGIPVHGHLGLTPQSVNKFGGYGIRAKEEAEAQKLISDAIALDEAGCFAIVLEKVPAKLAAEVSKKVKAVTIGIGAGNGCDGQVLVYADALGMTQGFKPKFLRHFAQVGEEMTKGVKAYIDAVKTVDYPSAEESY, encoded by the coding sequence ATGGGATATTTATCTACTGACAAGAAGAAAATTACCACCAAGACCTTCGCAGAAATGAAGAAGGCTGGCGAGAAAGTAACCATGCTGACAGCATACGACTTTACAACAGCCGGAATTATAGATGCTGCTGGAATTGACTCTATATTAATAGGTGATTCGGCGAGCAATGTGATGGCAGGAAATGCAGACACATTGCCGATTACCGTAGACCAGATGATTTATCACGCCCGCAGCGTGGCACGTGCCTGCCAGCATGCTTTCGTGGTTTGCGACATGCCTTTCGGCAGCTATCAGATCAGCAAGGAAGAGGCGCTGCGCAATGCTTGCCGCATGATGAAGGAAACGGGTGTAGACGCTCTGAAACTGGAAGGCGGCGTAGAAATCTGCGAAACCGTTAAGGCGCTGGTTAATGCAGGTATTCCTGTTCATGGTCATCTCGGACTTACTCCGCAGAGTGTGAACAAGTTTGGCGGTTATGGCATTCGTGCCAAGGAAGAGGCTGAGGCACAGAAGCTTATCAGCGACGCCATTGCGCTGGACGAAGCAGGCTGCTTTGCCATCGTGCTGGAGAAGGTTCCTGCTAAGCTCGCTGCAGAAGTAAGCAAGAAGGTAAAGGCTGTAACGATTGGAATCGGTGCAGGTAACGGCTGCGACGGACAGGTTCTGGTTTATGCTGATGCACTCGGAATGACACAGGGCTTCAAGCCTAAGTTCCTGCGCCATTTTGCTCAGGTAGGAGAGGAAATGACCAAGGGTGTGAAGGCTTATATTGATGCGGTGAAGACCGTAGATTATCCTAGCGCTGAAGAGAGTTATTAA
- the ruvC gene encoding crossover junction endodeoxyribonuclease RuvC — protein MIKKSNTEKIILGIDPGTNVMGYGVIRIIGNKAELVVMGVIDMRKESDPYLRLGKIFDRVTGIIDSYLPDEMAIEAPFFGKNVQSMLKLGRAQGVAIAAAIHHSVPIHEYAPLKIKMAITGQGQASKEQVAGMLQRLLHIQQDEMPKFMDATDALGAAYCHFLQMNRPETDAKHYSSWKDFATKNQSRIKK, from the coding sequence ATGATCAAGAAATCGAATACAGAGAAGATCATTCTCGGCATTGACCCCGGAACCAACGTGATGGGCTATGGCGTAATCCGCATCATCGGCAACAAGGCCGAACTGGTGGTGATGGGCGTCATCGACATGCGCAAGGAGAGCGATCCCTATCTCCGGCTGGGCAAGATCTTCGACCGCGTAACCGGCATCATCGACAGCTATCTGCCCGATGAGATGGCCATCGAAGCCCCCTTCTTCGGCAAGAACGTGCAGTCGATGCTCAAGCTGGGCAGGGCACAGGGAGTAGCCATCGCAGCCGCCATTCATCACAGCGTTCCTATCCACGAATATGCGCCGCTCAAAATCAAGATGGCCATTACAGGACAGGGACAGGCTTCGAAGGAACAGGTGGCGGGAATGCTGCAACGACTGCTCCATATTCAGCAAGACGAAATGCCGAAGTTCATGGACGCTACCGATGCACTGGGGGCAGCCTACTGCCACTTTCTGCAGATGAACCGCCCGGAAACCGACGCCAAGCACTACAGCAGCTGGAAAGACTTTGCAACAAAGAATCAGAGTAGAATAAAAAAATAA
- a CDS encoding vWA domain-containing protein, whose translation MEFASKGYFLLLLLLIPYILWYFLYRKKNAPTMRMSDTKKYQYAPKSLRVRLIHLPMVLRCICFVLIVCAMARPQTHTAWDNKTVEGIDIMLAMDVSTSMLAEDLRPNRMEAAKDVATEFISGRPNDNIGLTIFAGEAFTQCPMTTDHASLLRLLQATRTDIAARGLIDDGTAVGMGLANAVSRLKDSKSKSKVVILLTDGSNNMGEISPMTAAEIAKSYGIRVYTIGVGTNKVAPYPMPVAGGVQYVNIPVEIDTKTLSDIAQTTDGNFYRATNNNELKKIYRDIDKLEKTKFNVKHFAKRYEAYQPFALAALLVLLVEILLRITWFRRIP comes from the coding sequence ATGGAATTTGCAAGTAAAGGCTATTTTCTGTTGCTCCTGTTGCTGATACCTTATATATTATGGTATTTCCTCTACAGGAAAAAGAATGCGCCAACCATGCGCATGAGCGACACGAAAAAGTATCAGTATGCTCCGAAGAGCCTGCGTGTGCGTCTCATCCATCTGCCAATGGTGCTGAGATGCATCTGTTTCGTGCTCATCGTCTGTGCGATGGCTCGTCCGCAGACGCATACGGCTTGGGACAACAAGACGGTGGAAGGCATTGACATTATGTTGGCGATGGACGTTTCCACCTCTATGCTTGCTGAAGATTTGAGACCGAACCGAATGGAAGCGGCTAAGGATGTGGCTACAGAATTCATCTCGGGAAGACCGAACGACAACATCGGTCTGACTATCTTTGCCGGTGAAGCCTTCACCCAGTGCCCGATGACAACCGATCATGCCAGTCTGTTGCGTCTCTTGCAGGCAACCCGTACGGATATTGCCGCCCGGGGACTGATTGACGATGGAACCGCAGTGGGAATGGGACTGGCCAATGCCGTGAGCCGCCTGAAGGATTCTAAGTCAAAATCGAAGGTTGTGATTCTTCTTACCGACGGCAGTAACAACATGGGCGAAATCTCGCCAATGACCGCAGCAGAGATTGCCAAGAGCTACGGAATCCGTGTTTACACCATCGGTGTAGGAACCAACAAGGTGGCTCCTTATCCAATGCCTGTGGCAGGAGGAGTACAGTACGTCAACATTCCGGTAGAGATAGATACGAAGACGCTGAGCGACATAGCGCAGACAACCGATGGAAATTTCTATCGCGCTACGAACAATAACGAGCTGAAGAAGATTTACAGGGACATTGATAAACTGGAGAAAACCAAGTTTAATGTCAAGCACTTTGCTAAGCGATATGAAGCTTATCAGCCATTCGCCTTGGCAGCTCTCCTGGTATTGCTGGTAGAAATCCTCCTCCGCATCACCTGGTTCAGAAGAATTCCGTAA
- a CDS encoding ATP-binding cassette domain-containing protein, with the protein MQKIISIKNGVTRMPEWRMAEPVNFEACDGEHIAIVGPNGGGKSMFVDIIVGRHPLLMHDPDYDFSPSQKTMVSDNIKYITFRDTYGGDNDRTYFLQQRWNQLEIDENTPIVKDKLEEAYQMAGEDTPERRALQQHIYELFHMQHLMDKYTILLSSGELRKFKLASTLFSEPRVLIMDNPFIGLDAETRDQLKELLKTLSSERALQIILVLSKSDDIPDFITHVVEVKDMKVLPKVTLAEYLAGRESVPAHVLSPEMEQAIVDQPYSDREYHTQEVVKMNKVRIQYGERIILNDLDWTVMNGERWALSGQNGAGKSTLLSLVCADNPQSYACDITLFDNPRGSGESIWDIKKHIGYVSPELHRSYQRDLPAIRIVASGLMDSVGLYVKPKEEDMDKCRFWMKVFGLEGLEDRGFLKLSSGEQRLVLLARAFVKDPELLILDEPLHGLDNRNRRLVKDVIEAFCRRQNKTMIMVTHYKEELPECIDHSIFLLRHTND; encoded by the coding sequence ATGCAAAAGATTATTAGCATTAAAAATGGTGTTACCCGTATGCCAGAATGGCGTATGGCAGAACCCGTAAACTTCGAGGCGTGCGATGGTGAACACATCGCTATCGTAGGTCCGAACGGTGGAGGAAAATCAATGTTTGTCGACATCATCGTAGGTCGCCACCCACTCCTGATGCACGACCCTGATTACGATTTCTCACCTAGTCAGAAAACAATGGTGAGCGACAACATCAAGTATATTACCTTCCGCGACACTTACGGAGGCGATAACGACCGCACTTATTTCCTGCAGCAGCGCTGGAACCAGCTCGAGATAGACGAGAACACGCCTATCGTAAAGGACAAGCTGGAAGAAGCCTACCAGATGGCTGGCGAAGACACACCGGAGCGCAGAGCCCTGCAGCAGCACATCTACGAGCTCTTCCACATGCAGCACCTGATGGACAAATACACCATCCTGCTCTCAAGTGGCGAGCTCCGCAAGTTCAAACTTGCCTCTACCCTCTTCTCAGAGCCTCGCGTGCTCATCATGGACAATCCGTTTATCGGACTCGATGCTGAAACCCGCGACCAGCTCAAGGAACTGCTCAAGACCCTCTCTTCAGAACGAGCCCTGCAGATTATCCTCGTACTGAGCAAGAGCGATGATATTCCCGATTTCATCACCCACGTGGTAGAAGTGAAGGATATGAAGGTTCTGCCTAAGGTAACCCTCGCCGAATATCTTGCCGGCAGAGAATCCGTACCTGCCCATGTGTTGAGCCCCGAGATGGAACAGGCCATCGTAGACCAGCCTTACAGCGACCGCGAATATCACACCCAGGAAGTGGTGAAGATGAACAAGGTACGCATACAGTATGGCGAGCGAATCATCCTCAACGACCTCGACTGGACCGTGATGAACGGCGAGCGATGGGCTTTGAGCGGACAGAACGGAGCCGGAAAGAGTACACTTCTCAGTCTGGTTTGTGCCGACAATCCGCAGAGTTACGCCTGCGACATCACCCTCTTCGACAATCCTCGAGGCAGCGGCGAAAGCATCTGGGACATCAAGAAGCACATCGGCTACGTATCGCCTGAGCTTCACCGCTCTTACCAGCGCGACCTGCCAGCCATCCGCATCGTAGCAAGCGGTCTGATGGATTCCGTAGGCCTCTATGTAAAGCCAAAGGAAGAAGATATGGACAAGTGCCGTTTCTGGATGAAAGTCTTCGGACTGGAAGGTCTTGAAGACCGTGGTTTCCTGAAGCTCTCCAGCGGCGAACAGCGCCTCGTTCTCCTGGCACGAGCCTTTGTCAAGGATCCGGAACTGCTGATTCTCGATGAGCCGCTCCACGGACTCGATAACCGCAACCGCCGTCTTGTAAAAGACGTCATCGAAGCCTTCTGTCGCCGCCAGAACAAAACCATGATCATGGTAACGCATTATAAGGAAGAATTGCCAGAGTGCATCGACCACAGCATCTTCCTCTTGCGCCACACCAACGATTAA
- a CDS encoding DUF58 domain-containing protein, producing MDTQDILKKVRKIEIKTRGLSQNIFAGQYHSAFKGRGMAFAEVREYQYGDDVRDIDWNVTARFHKPYVKVFEEERELTVMLLVDVSGSLDFGTMKQMKRDLATEIAATLAFSAIQNNDKIGVIFFSDRIEKYIPPKKGRKHILYIIREMLNFQPQSQRTDIGCALEYFTRVMKRHCTAFVISDFYDHKDFQHQLQIANQKHDVVAIQVYDPRAKVLPDVGLLKVMDAETGHEMYIDTSSKKLRMAHTQQWLMQQENLKTDFAKSKVDWTSIATNEDFSKALLMLFKQRG from the coding sequence TTGGATACACAAGATATCTTAAAAAAGGTTCGGAAGATAGAAATCAAGACTCGCGGACTGAGTCAGAACATCTTCGCAGGTCAGTATCATTCTGCCTTTAAGGGCAGGGGAATGGCCTTTGCCGAGGTGCGCGAATATCAGTATGGCGATGATGTGAGAGACATCGACTGGAACGTGACCGCCCGCTTTCATAAGCCTTATGTCAAGGTGTTTGAAGAGGAAAGGGAACTTACCGTGATGCTGCTCGTAGACGTCAGCGGGTCGCTCGATTTCGGTACGATGAAGCAGATGAAGCGCGATCTGGCTACTGAGATTGCTGCCACACTCGCCTTCAGCGCCATTCAGAACAATGACAAGATAGGTGTCATCTTCTTCTCTGACCGTATCGAGAAGTACATTCCGCCTAAGAAAGGAAGAAAGCATATTCTCTATATCATCAGAGAAATGCTCAACTTCCAGCCGCAAAGCCAGCGTACCGATATCGGTTGCGCCCTGGAATATTTCACCCGCGTGATGAAACGCCACTGCACAGCTTTCGTAATCAGCGACTTCTACGATCATAAGGATTTCCAGCATCAGCTGCAGATTGCCAACCAGAAACATGATGTAGTAGCCATCCAGGTTTACGACCCGCGTGCCAAGGTGCTGCCTGATGTAGGACTGCTCAAGGTGATGGACGCAGAAACCGGACACGAAATGTATATTGATACAAGTTCGAAGAAACTGCGAATGGCCCATACCCAGCAATGGCTGATGCAGCAGGAGAATCTGAAAACCGACTTTGCCAAAAGCAAGGTCGACTGGACTTCGATTGCCACTAACGAGGACTTTTCGAAGGCGCTCCTGATGCTTTTCAAGCAGAGGGGCTGA
- a CDS encoding BatD family protein: MFKVKNIILSLALLGCSGLAQAQQVEQRIDSLQILIGQQTVLHLKASVKQGDKVQLPSFKPQQQITPGVEVVEQSKGDTSHIGDDRMVVSRDYTLTSFDEKVYVIPALNVKVNGKNFHGNQLALKVLTVPVDTVHPNQFYPPKDVQDNPFSWSEWSALFWLSLLLLIICGAWLYLRNRLKNNKPIITHIRIVKHVPAHEKALNQINVIKQQHVENQETQKAYYTQLTNTLREYIVSRFGFNAMEMTSMEIIERLREAGDQKMIDELKELFQTADLVKFAKYETLVNENDANLVNAINFIDQTKTDEKPTEEKVVPQLTNEEQKTQSQRRLIKSLLWIGAIVGLALLGYIIYQSAMLLM, encoded by the coding sequence ATGTTTAAAGTAAAGAATATCATATTGTCGCTCGCTCTCCTGGGGTGCTCAGGCTTAGCTCAAGCCCAGCAGGTAGAGCAACGCATCGACTCGCTGCAGATACTGATAGGACAGCAGACCGTGCTACATCTGAAAGCTTCGGTAAAGCAGGGCGATAAGGTGCAACTGCCATCTTTCAAGCCGCAGCAGCAAATTACACCAGGAGTGGAAGTGGTAGAGCAGAGTAAAGGCGACACTTCGCACATAGGCGACGACCGCATGGTGGTGAGCCGCGACTATACGCTGACTTCATTTGATGAAAAGGTGTATGTGATTCCTGCGCTCAATGTGAAGGTAAACGGCAAGAACTTTCATGGCAACCAGCTTGCGCTGAAGGTGCTCACCGTGCCCGTAGATACGGTTCATCCCAACCAGTTCTATCCGCCCAAGGATGTTCAGGATAATCCTTTCTCCTGGAGCGAATGGAGTGCGCTGTTTTGGTTGAGCCTATTGCTGTTAATCATCTGTGGTGCATGGCTTTATCTGCGCAACAGACTGAAGAACAACAAGCCAATCATCACCCATATCCGCATCGTAAAACATGTTCCGGCTCATGAAAAGGCGCTGAATCAAATTAACGTCATCAAGCAGCAGCACGTAGAGAATCAGGAAACACAGAAGGCTTACTACACCCAGCTTACCAATACGCTGAGAGAATATATCGTGAGTCGTTTCGGATTCAATGCGATGGAAATGACCAGTATGGAAATCATCGAACGTTTGCGCGAAGCAGGCGACCAGAAGATGATTGATGAACTGAAGGAACTCTTCCAGACTGCCGACCTCGTGAAGTTTGCCAAATATGAAACCCTGGTGAATGAGAACGATGCAAACCTGGTGAATGCCATCAACTTCATCGACCAGACCAAGACAGATGAGAAACCTACAGAAGAAAAGGTGGTTCCTCAGCTGACCAACGAAGAGCAGAAGACGCAATCTCAGCGCCGCCTCATCAAGTCGCTCCTCTGGATAGGAGCCATCGTAGGTCTGGCTCTGTTGGGTTACATCATTTACCAGTCAGCCATGCTGCTGATGTAA
- the rsmG gene encoding 16S rRNA (guanine(527)-N(7))-methyltransferase RsmG, whose protein sequence is MIEIIEKYFPNLTEEQKKQFEALDALYRDWNSKINVISRKDIDNLYEHHVLHSLAIAKAIHFRPGTEILDFGCGGGFPGIPLAILFPECKFKLIDGTGKKIRVCNEVATAINLQNLKAEHLRGEDEKGKYDFVVSRAVMQLPDLMKIIKKNFKQKGQNALPNGLLCLKGGNLKEELKQYFKISEITPLSTFFDEEWFSQDKQLVYVPA, encoded by the coding sequence ATGATAGAAATAATAGAGAAATACTTCCCGAACCTCACGGAAGAGCAGAAAAAGCAGTTCGAGGCACTCGATGCATTATACCGCGACTGGAACAGCAAGATCAATGTCATCAGCCGCAAGGACATCGATAATCTGTACGAGCACCACGTGCTCCATTCTCTGGCTATAGCCAAAGCCATCCATTTCCGTCCGGGCACGGAGATTCTCGATTTCGGCTGCGGTGGAGGTTTCCCGGGCATTCCGCTCGCCATCCTCTTCCCTGAATGCAAGTTCAAGCTGATAGATGGAACGGGCAAGAAAATAAGAGTCTGCAACGAGGTGGCTACGGCCATCAATCTGCAGAATCTCAAGGCTGAACACCTGCGCGGAGAGGACGAAAAAGGCAAGTACGATTTCGTGGTAAGCCGTGCGGTAATGCAGCTTCCTGACCTGATGAAGATTATCAAGAAAAACTTTAAGCAGAAGGGGCAAAACGCTCTGCCTAACGGACTTCTGTGTCTGAAGGGCGGTAATCTGAAAGAAGAACTGAAGCAATACTTCAAGATTTCAGAAATCACTCCGCTCAGCACTTTCTTCGATGAAGAATGGTTCAGCCAGGACAAGCAACTGGTTTACGTTCCGGCATAG
- a CDS encoding AAA family ATPase: MAEAIDIRELNIRIEQQSQFVTNLVMGMNKVIVGQKHLVDCLLIGLLSDGHILLEGVPGLAKTLAIKTLSQLISSDYSRIQFTPDLLPADVVGTQIYSQKDEAFHVKRGPVFANFVLADEINRAPAKVQSALLEAMQEHQVTIGDETFKLPSPFLVMATQNPIEQEGTYQLPEAQVDRFLLKVIIDYPTLEEEKLIIRENIQGGLPEVTPVTSAEEILKARKIVNEVYLDEKIEQYIADIVFASRYPERYGLGELKDMITFGGSPRASISLAKAARAYAFIKHRGYVIPEDVRAVAHDVLRHRIGLSYEAEASNVTSEEIVSRIINKVEVP, translated from the coding sequence ATGGCAGAAGCTATTGATATCCGCGAATTGAATATCCGGATAGAACAACAAAGTCAGTTTGTTACCAATCTGGTAATGGGCATGAATAAGGTAATCGTAGGCCAGAAACACCTCGTAGATTGCCTTCTTATCGGTCTTCTCTCTGATGGTCATATCCTGCTTGAGGGTGTACCTGGACTGGCGAAGACACTTGCAATCAAGACATTGTCACAGCTAATCAGCTCCGACTATAGCCGCATTCAGTTTACTCCTGATTTGTTGCCTGCCGATGTGGTGGGTACTCAGATTTATTCACAGAAAGATGAGGCTTTCCATGTAAAGCGCGGTCCTGTCTTCGCCAATTTCGTTTTGGCAGATGAGATTAACCGTGCCCCAGCCAAGGTGCAGAGTGCGCTGCTCGAAGCCATGCAGGAACACCAGGTTACCATTGGCGATGAAACCTTCAAACTGCCTAGTCCGTTCCTGGTAATGGCTACACAGAACCCTATCGAGCAGGAAGGAACCTATCAGTTGCCTGAAGCACAGGTAGACCGTTTCCTGCTGAAGGTAATCATCGATTATCCTACACTGGAAGAGGAGAAGCTCATCATCCGCGAGAATATTCAGGGCGGACTTCCTGAGGTTACTCCTGTAACATCAGCTGAGGAGATTCTGAAGGCTCGCAAGATAGTAAACGAGGTTTATCTCGATGAGAAGATTGAGCAGTATATTGCCGATATCGTCTTTGCTTCACGTTATCCTGAGCGCTACGGACTGGGCGAGCTGAAAGACATGATTACCTTCGGCGGCAGTCCTCGTGCCAGCATCTCTCTTGCCAAGGCAGCCAGAGCCTATGCGTTTATCAAGCATCGCGGCTATGTGATTCCTGAAGATGTAAGAGCTGTGGCTCATGACGTATTGCGCCACCGTATCGGTCTTTCTTACGAGGCTGAGGCAAGCAATGTGACAAGTGAGGAAATCGTGAGCCGCATCATTAATAAGGTGGAAGTGCCTTGA
- a CDS encoding HAD family hydrolase, whose amino-acid sequence MIKAALFDLDGVVFDTESQYSIFWGMIGREYHPEMPDFEYRIKGQTLVQIYDKYFTDEAVFAHIEGFTGAKEEQAKITARLDEFEKTMQYEYIAGFEDFISDLKQHGVKCAVVTSSNIQKMLNVYDRHPEFKAYFDRVLTSEDFAESKPHPDCYLKGAAYFGVKPEDCVGLEDSFNGLKAVRASGAFTLGLATTNSREAIQPLSDYVIDDYRGFSFADLQRIVENAK is encoded by the coding sequence ATGATAAAAGCAGCACTCTTCGATCTGGATGGTGTGGTATTCGACACAGAATCACAGTACTCCATCTTCTGGGGAATGATAGGCAGGGAGTATCATCCGGAAATGCCCGATTTCGAATATCGCATCAAAGGACAGACTCTGGTTCAGATTTACGACAAGTATTTCACCGATGAAGCCGTCTTCGCCCACATCGAAGGTTTTACAGGCGCAAAGGAGGAACAGGCTAAGATTACAGCCCGACTGGATGAGTTTGAAAAGACCATGCAGTATGAGTATATTGCAGGGTTCGAAGACTTCATCAGCGACTTGAAGCAGCATGGCGTAAAATGCGCTGTGGTAACGAGCAGCAACATTCAGAAGATGCTGAATGTCTACGACCGTCACCCGGAATTCAAGGCTTATTTCGACCGCGTGCTGACCAGCGAGGATTTCGCTGAGAGCAAGCCTCATCCAGACTGCTATCTGAAAGGTGCAGCCTATTTCGGTGTGAAACCGGAGGACTGTGTAGGACTGGAAGACAGCTTCAACGGACTGAAGGCGGTGAGAGCCTCAGGAGCCTTTACCTTGGGTCTTGCCACAACGAACAGCAGAGAAGCTATCCAGCCGCTATCCGACTATGTGATAGATGATTACAGAGGTTTCAGCTTTGCTGACTTGCAGCGTATCGTGGAGAATGCGAAATAG
- a CDS encoding smalltalk protein, with product MKANTWKTILQIAISILTAIATTLGVTSCMG from the coding sequence ATGAAAGCGAACACTTGGAAAACAATTCTTCAGATAGCCATCAGCATACTGACCGCTATCGCTACTACGCTCGGAGTAACGAGCTGCATGGGATAA
- a CDS encoding MBL fold metallo-hydrolase, producing the protein MLHIERFQVNMLQENCYVVSDETKECVIIDCGAFYPEERTAITQYIKENQLKPVHLLVTHGHLDHNFGNNTIYQEFGLKPEVSAADENLMKGLAKQAETFYQMQLDYQFPPIGRFFEDEEVIKFGNHEFQVIATPGHSSGSVTFYCEAEHVAFTGDTLFHNSIGRTDFPGGSMFRIINSLRHLGQLPDETQVLPGHGEYTSIGEELAHNPYMDR; encoded by the coding sequence ATGTTACATATAGAAAGATTTCAAGTAAACATGTTGCAGGAAAACTGCTACGTGGTGAGCGATGAGACCAAAGAATGCGTCATCATCGATTGCGGCGCCTTCTATCCGGAAGAGCGCACGGCTATTACACAATATATTAAGGAGAACCAGCTCAAGCCCGTTCACCTGCTCGTAACCCATGGCCATCTTGACCATAACTTCGGCAACAACACCATCTATCAGGAGTTCGGACTGAAACCGGAAGTATCGGCAGCTGATGAAAACCTGATGAAGGGACTCGCCAAGCAGGCAGAAACCTTCTATCAGATGCAACTCGATTACCAGTTTCCGCCTATTGGCAGATTCTTCGAAGATGAAGAGGTCATCAAGTTCGGCAACCACGAGTTCCAGGTCATCGCCACTCCGGGCCACAGCAGCGGTTCCGTCACCTTCTATTGCGAGGCAGAGCACGTAGCCTTCACCGGCGACACCCTCTTCCACAACTCTATCGGCAGAACCGATTTCCCTGGAGGCAGCATGTTCCGCATCATCAACAGTCTGCGCCATCTCGGTCAGTTGCCTGACGAAACCCAGGTCCTCCCGGGTCATGGCGAATACACCAGCATAGGCGAAGAGCTCGCTCACAATCCATATATGGACCGTTAA
- a CDS encoding MFS transporter encodes MDTQNTPVHIKLWHKDFWRLCFANLLLMSSVYMLVFAIPYFLIQDKYQMWQIGCVLLAYGFGLFLFGGFCSYLVQRYRRNMVCQLSILGVVVCHSVIYYLDTFWNIRFSFEILLAVRFLLGAFLGLAQMSLASTLVIDSCESFQRTEANYITSWFARFSIAVGPLVACFVYNYFGMGYVFPTASLLALGAFVLVSRAKFPFKAPAEGIKTFSLDRFYLPQGTPLFVNIILITFSAGLYFSVPHSIGNFLMIFGGLVLAFLAEKFVFADADLKSQILVGLILLASAELISFGTQEFAVEIVVPTLLGFSLGIIGSRFLLFYIKLAKHCQRGTSVNSFFLAWELGLSLGIGLGFMFHNLPARAHFNVGHPVYNMIESGMLHYALLFTIVSLLVYNFLVHPWYMKHKNR; translated from the coding sequence ATGGATACACAAAATACACCAGTACATATCAAACTGTGGCACAAGGACTTCTGGCGATTATGCTTTGCCAACCTCTTGCTGATGTCGAGTGTGTACATGCTCGTTTTTGCTATTCCTTATTTCCTGATTCAGGATAAGTATCAGATGTGGCAGATAGGGTGTGTGCTTCTTGCATACGGCTTTGGACTGTTTCTGTTTGGCGGCTTCTGCTCTTATCTGGTACAGCGCTACCGCAGAAATATGGTCTGTCAGCTTTCCATTTTGGGTGTGGTTGTTTGCCATTCGGTAATTTATTATCTGGATACGTTCTGGAACATCAGGTTTTCTTTTGAGATTCTCCTGGCGGTCCGTTTCCTGTTGGGAGCATTTCTGGGGCTGGCTCAGATGTCGCTTGCCAGTACGCTGGTTATTGATTCCTGCGAGTCGTTCCAGCGCACCGAGGCTAATTACATTACCTCCTGGTTTGCCCGTTTTTCGATAGCCGTAGGGCCCTTGGTGGCATGTTTTGTTTACAACTATTTCGGCATGGGCTATGTTTTCCCTACGGCTTCGTTGCTGGCTTTGGGAGCCTTCGTGCTGGTTTCTCGCGCCAAGTTTCCTTTTAAGGCACCAGCCGAAGGAATTAAGACTTTCAGCCTCGACCGCTTCTATCTGCCACAGGGAACTCCGCTTTTTGTCAATATCATCCTGATTACTTTTTCTGCGGGATTATACTTTTCTGTGCCTCATTCTATTGGTAACTTTCTGATGATTTTCGGAGGATTGGTCTTGGCGTTCCTGGCAGAAAAGTTTGTCTTTGCTGATGCAGATTTGAAGAGTCAGATATTGGTAGGCCTGATATTGTTGGCTTCTGCTGAACTGATTTCGTTCGGAACTCAGGAGTTTGCAGTCGAAATCGTGGTTCCAACCTTGCTGGGTTTCAGCTTGGGAATCATCGGAAGCCGTTTTCTGCTCTTCTATATCAAGCTTGCCAAACATTGCCAGCGCGGCACGAGCGTGAATTCGTTCTTCCTGGCTTGGGAGTTGGGCTTGAGTTTGGGAATCGGTCTCGGATTCATGTTCCATAATCTTCCGGCGAGAGCGCATTTTAACGTAGGTCATCCTGTATATAATATGATTGAATCAGGGATGTTGCACTATGCGCTTCTTTTTACAATCGTATCGTTGCTGGTGTACAATTTCTTGGTTCATCCATGGTACATGAAGCATAAAAACAGATAA